One Diabrotica virgifera virgifera chromosome 3, PGI_DIABVI_V3a genomic window carries:
- the LOC126881262 gene encoding uncharacterized protein LOC126881262, which produces MNSNSEDCEVFFPNFQTKIIKKEKDHQGWVYNLRVNISSKEDAQKWLQEFSENTKTTYRVRNSFADNTAKIVFKKEYRCIHNTRPDTHKVKAPHSKHTGCNAKIIITVKQQNMKRSKDIYLSEYPAEIFLKYTHNHLILVADALRHRTPSDDIIEKFKKLFSKGHSPSSALNIYKSELQEEYEEDYYKIVADGSKCPTRRWCYELYYKMFNKQYGDPSGSEMVASLKLFIEQYNAKCGEQCAIMSEDVENLVVCICSPLMKRVHKYERSSGEIMFIDSSGNMDRHNSRVFLMLCPTVAGGLPVGIIMTYSECENVITKGINLFKTILNTDSFYGNSFPSIIMTDDSAAERAALKTSFPNSTLLLCKFHVLQAIMRYLWDNKHKIHVDDRLPIYKNFNSVLHSPSEDEFHEKVKSFMECDSVKKYPNFVKYFENFVKRSPEWALYYRSNLLTRGNNTNNFCEAGFRIIKDKILNRVKAFSIVQMFDFLTSSLESYYERKISDIINNRSEGVKKSKHFISDEKIENLKCIQIDLNMFEVLSGDNKYFVNYSDELCSCPVGSQGAPCKHQLAVVKQFSLSSSQFIPFADPPAKIILFKILYGKSPENEEWFASLTSSTANKSDVSLVNKTLPSQIPSNNSEVELPQPSCNVNVDEGCQMIQEVSELFKDKFMKNPELYFDAIKKFHELATNAAKTDSALISGLHTFGKYTGAGNPLISKKKNLQGGNRIGVQPTSISRRKRKICGRSLSNSGRPPKRQRLEDHAYPKIKTSTNVSLREKSNYKRTRAPHSLQFCVENNINLGK; this is translated from the exons ATGAATTCAAATTCAGAAGAC TGTGAAGTGTTTTTCCCAAATTTTCaaacgaaaattattaaaaaagaaaaagatcaTCAGGGTTGGGTGTATAACTTGAGAGTCAATATATCCTCAAAAGAAGATGCACAAAAATGGCTCCAAGAGTTTTCAGAAAACACGAAAACCACATATAGAGTGAGGAATAGCTTTGCTGATAATACAGCAAAAATTGTGTTTAAG AAGGAGTATCGGTGTATCCATAACACAAGGCCAGATACACATAAGGTTAAGGCCCCTCATTCTAAACATACTGGTTGTAATGCAAAAATTATAATAACTGTTAAGCAACAAAATATGAAAAG GAGTAAGGATATATATTTGTCAGAGTACCCAGCAGAGATATTTTTAAAGTATACCCACAACCACTTAATACTAGTCGCAGATGCCTTACGACATAGGACTCCCTCAGATGATataatagaaaaatttaaaaagctGTTTTCCAAAGGACATTCACCCTCATCTGCATTAAATATTTATAAGTCAGAATTGCAAGAGGAGTATGAAGAGGACTATTATAAAATTGTGGCAGATGGGTCAAAATGTCCCACACGTAGATGGTGCTATGAACtgtattataaaatgtttaataaacaatatGGTGATCCTTCTGGAAGTGAAATGGTTGCTTCTTTAAAATTGTTCATCGAACAATATAATGCAAAATGTGGAGAGCAATGTGCAATTATGTCGGAAGATGTAGAAAATCTAGTTGTGTGTATTTGCTCACCACTAATGAAACGAGTGCATAAGTATGAAAGATCATCGGGTGAAATTATGTTTATCGACTCGTCTGGTAACATGGATAGGCATAACAGCAGGGTTTTTTTAATGTTATGTCCCACAGTTGCTGGTGGGTTACCTGTAGGAATTATTATGACGTACAGTGAGTGCGAAAATGTTATAACAAAAGGGATAAatctttttaaaactattttaaatactGATAGTTTTTACGGAAATTCATTTCCAAGTATTATTATGACAGATGACAGTGCTGCAGAAAGAGCTGCATTAAAAACATCTTTTCCAAATTCCACTCTTTTGTTGTGCAAGTTTCATGTGCTTCAGGCGATAATGCGTTATTTATGggataataaacataaaattcaTGTAGACGATAGGCTTccaatttacaaaaattttaataGTGTGTTACATTCACCTTCTGAAGATGAATTTCATGAGAAAGTAAAGAGTTTTATGGAATGTGATAGTGTCAAAAAATATCccaattttgtaaaatatttcgaaaactttgTTAAAAGGTCTCCAGAATGGGCACTATATTATCGTTCTAATTTATTAACTAGGGgaaataatacaaataatttttGCGAAGCAGGTTTTAGAATTATAAAAGATAAAATCTTAAATCGAGTCAAGGCTTTCAGTATAGTACAAATGTTCGATTTTTTAACAAGCAGTTTAGAAAGTTATTATGAGAGAAAAATAAGCGATATAATAAACAACCGATCAGAGGGAGTTAAGAAATCAAAGCATTTCATAAGTGatgaaaaaatcgaaaatcttaAGTGTATTCAAATTGACCTGAATATGTTTGAAGTATTGTCTGGGGATAACAAATATTTCGTCAATTATAGTGATGAACTTTGTTCATGTCCGGTAGGAAGTCAAGGTGCTCCTTGCAAGCATCAGCTTGCAGTTGTAAAACAGTTTAGTTTGTCATCTTCACAATTTATACCTTTTGCAGATCCCCCAGCAAAAATAATCCTGTTTAAAATTCTTTATGGAAAATCACCTGAAAATGAAGAATGGTTTGCCTCCTTGACTAGTTCAACAGCAAATAAATCTGATGTTTCCCTTGTCAATAAGACCCTTCCATCACAAATTCCCTCAAATAATAGTGAGGTAGAGTTACCACAACCTAGTTGTAATGTAAATGTTGATGAAGGGTGTCAAATGATTCAGGAAGTATCAGAATTATTTAAAGATAAGTTTATGAAAAATCCTGAGCTGTATTTCGATGCTATCAAGAAATTTCATGAACTTGCAACTAATGCTGCTAAAACAGATTCAGCTTTAATCTCAGGATTACACACATTTGGAAAGTATACGGGAGCTGGTAATCCTCtgatatcaaaaaagaaaaatctGCAAGGAGGCAACCGTATAGGAGTTCAGCCGACATCCATTTCCCGCAGGAAAAGAAAAATATGTGGAAGATCACTTTCGAATAGTGGCCGACCCCCTAAAAGACAAAGGCTGGAGGATCATGCATATCCCAAAATAAAAACTTCTACAAATGTCTCATTAAGAGAGAAATCAAATTATAAAAGGACAAGAGCTCCTCATTCTTTACAATTTTGCGTAGAAAATAATATCAATTTGGGCAAATAA